In Podospora pseudopauciseta strain CBS 411.78 chromosome 2 map unlocalized CBS411.78m_2, whole genome shotgun sequence, the genomic stretch ACAGATAGTTCTCACCCACTGGTTTTCATCCGAGTTGTTGGGTCAGAGGTGAGAGTCGACAGGGGCTTGTTTACTTTACCCCTGAGTGGGGCTAGCGCCTCTCGACGTTGGCTCGAacttttgtttttggatgGAGCTACATTTTTTGCATAGCCAGCAAGAGTCATGTATCGATTCAGAGTCTGTTGGTAGTATTTCGCATCGTTTCCTACATGCATCGAGGAACGGGTCGTATTTTGTCGTCTTACATATCCACAGACGGCACTGCAAGCACTTTGAAGTGCTCAATCGGCATCTGCAACCGAGCAATTGATAGCACATCAAATTTGTTCCTAAACGTGTCCAAAGAAAATGGAAATACAAAATTGCCGGTACCGTTTTTTATACCTAGGTATCCCTCatagagaaaaaagaatCAAGCCGTTATCGCAAACACCCCTCAAAATAAACGTATCCCACAGTTtactccttcttttcctctgccttcttctcgtcttcctccttcttctccacctcctcttccttctcctcatcgaccaccgccgccgccgcctcctccttcttctcttctgccctctcctcatctttcttccccccttctaccaccaccttctcctcctccccattctcccccttcttctcctccccactctcccccttttcttccccaTTCAACCCCTCGACAATCTCCCTCACAACCTTGACCGTCCCCTCGGGGCTCCCCGCCTGCGCAGCAAGCACCTTCCCCGCCttatcaacaacaaacacccCCCTCGTCGTCCCCTTGGGCGCCTTCTTCAGCCCAATCGCCCCAATCAGCGTCGCGCCGGGGTCACAGAGCAGCTCATACGGCAgcttctgcttctccttgaaCGTGGTGTTCGCCTTGGGCGAATCAGTCGACAAGCCATAAATGTCAAACCCGGACTCGGTCGCCAGGGCGGTGTACTCGTCGCGGAACATGCAGGCTTGGCGGGTGCCTTTATTTTTGGCATCGTTACATCAGCAATCCATCATTGAtattgggaaggggggttttgggaaCACAAGAAACTCACAGCCAGGAGTGGAAGCCTTGGGGTAAGTAAACAGCACGACTCCCTTCTTTGACTTTTCCGCCAGcgcggcgagggtggtggagtcGCCGGTTTGGAGGGCGATCTCCCCCCCGAAACCATCAAGAGTGATtacatcaccaacagcagGCTTCTCGGCAGAGGCGGCCGCAGCGCCATTGGTGAAAGTGGCCGCTTCAGTGACCTTGGTGACGGTTTCCTTCACCGCGTCCTTCACCTTTGCCGCGGCCGTCTTGGGCGCAGCGGCCTTCTTGGTAGCGGTGGCCCTTTTGGCGGGAGGctcagggggaggagggggagcttTGCGCTTGCGGAGTTCGACGGGCATTTTTGATGGCTGTGTGATGAGATATCAATATtgattgggggttggaggcTGGAGGTAGAGAGAAAGAGTTGGGGGTCGCGGAGGTTACGCGACTGGGATGGATTGCAGGTTACAATAGTAAGTGGTTTGGGGAAAGGAGAAAGTCAAagtggaaaaagaaaaaaagaaggggagaaaccagagaagaaaaagaagagacgtcgttggggggaggttgctgttgcgcAAGCGTGTTGGCCAATCACGTTGCGCGGTGCAGCCCGGGTCAGGGGTGGGAgtgtcaaggtcaaggtgTGTGTGCGATATGCGATGGAGCATAGACAAAGGCGAGAAAATGGAGCTTGTTTTctgcgcgcgcgcgcgctCTGGAGAATGCGCCCGCCGCCACACACGAGGGACAGGGCAATTCGGACGGGAGGAGCTTTGCTGCAAAACTCGGGGATGAATTGCCCGTCCCCGCGTTGCATGTAGAAGGGGGaattgggatgggatggagggtTCCAGTATGTTGCAGACGCAGACCGAGACcaggaagaaaaagcaaaagcaagCTATTATCTGAAAGATCACAAGTTATTATGATGATGAATGAGTACTATGGCACGCCCGTCTGAGGCACGAGTACCGTCTCTGCAACACACAGACAGAAAGGGAAAAGATCTCGATCGAACCGGCCCTACATACAAAATCCAGCGCACTCCTTGTGCAACGAGagggggctggctggctgttACGTTGAGGGGAGCTTTTGAAATCAGGCGCAATATTCGGCACCcacctttctcttctttctcttcaagTTGGTGCCGTTAGCCAGAGAAATTCAATAGGGTAACAGCATTGACTTTGAAAAAACCCAAGCAGTCAGGTGATGGAATGGTGCAATCTCGCTCCCCGTCGCAAAGGGTGATCGCGGAGTCGGTCGAGGTTTTGTGAGGAGCCAGACCAGAGGAGTTCGGTGGTAGGAGGTGGTCCGTGAAATGGATGGATCGCTCCTCAGTCCGTTTCCCCAAGAACGTGGTTCTCCAGGTGCCAAGTGCTGGCCCAGGCCAACGCTGTCCGTTTGCGACCCAGCGCCAGTGGAGCTGCCCGGTCCAGATTCTCCAATTGAAGGCTCGGCATTCTTCACTGAACCCGGCTAAACTGCGGGCTCTTTGACATGCTAAGAGCTAAGCAAGCCAACGCCAAGACCGCAGCATCatcgtgtgtgtgtgagaggCAGGCTGGTTGTTGGCAGCAGCGAAGTCCCCATCTTTGAATCTCTGAATATCTTCAAGTGGTAAAACCCCACCACAGAACCCcccaaccgccaaaatggCCTCCAAAGCGGTAGCAAAGGCTGCGGCCGGCACTGTCCAAAAAATCAGCACCGTATGTTTTCAATTGCTTACCTAGTCTCGTAGAATTGCCTATTGTCGTACTGATACTTCCCCATCCAGAAATACACCGTCCAGTCCACCGGCCTCTGGGAGAAGCTCCgcgcctccctctccctcgacgCCAACCGCTCCAACGGcgtccccctcaacccctaCAACCGCTTCCCCGCCCCCGGCCAGAACGACCCCCTCAAGTACGACGACCCCGTCACCCTCCCGGCCGGTGACCTCGCCGACAACCCGTACTGGAAGCGCGACGCCCGCCGCAACTACCCCCGTCTCTCTGTCGTCTCCCAGGCCGAGCAGGTTGCTCTCCTGACCGTCGGCTCCGCTGCCGCCCCCCGTGTCGAGCTcattggcgaggagggatcCAAGGCTCTGGTTGCCGCCCAGGAGCAGGGCAAGCAGGCTGGCCTGGCCAACTATATCGAGTCTGCCGGTGTCGAGGCTGCGAAGAGGGTGCTGGAGGCCACTGGTGGCCTGCCACCTCTGCCGAGCGGGACGACGATGAGCAATGCCGAGGGGAAGTGGGATGTGCACAAGTacaagctggaggaggagcagagcTATGGGGAGGAGTAggtcttttctctttttattTCTCTCTCCTATGAAAGAGATGTGCTAACGAATCACAGCTACCCCTGCAGAACCTTTGCCTAAGGTTGGTCGTTTAGAGAaaggagaaagaaagaggtCACCGAGAAGCTGTACATAAGACCTGCAAAATAGAGGCGGTATAGACAAACGGGGCATGCTGGCTTTGAGACGCGTTTTTCATTTGTTGCTTTCATTCATGAGATTATGTGCGTGGATGAGTGTATACGTGGATGTCTATCTACAGCTTCCCTTTCCATCACCACATTCAAATGGTGACCCCCTTACTTGCTGTCcctgcctcctcccctccgctTGCTTTCTCCCCGACCATCCTCTCGATAATCTTCGCCTTCCCCTGCCCCCTCTTTATCCTATCATCGAAATCATTCACCGCCTCGTCTGTGTTCTCCATGGACAAGCTTTCCGTCTCAACCAGGGCATACAGTGTGGTGATGTGCTTCTCTAGCCTGGGGTTCTTGGGTAGTGGTGGGAGGTCTTTCTTTCCTGTCTCGGTCTCTGTTGGCACAACTGGTTCTGATGACGCCGGTGATGATTTTGACGGTGGCGGAGAAGAACGGTTGGGCAGTCGATTGGCCCAGATTAACGCCCTTCCATACAACCTTCCCGCCTCGAGAAATTTTTGGTAGCCCTTTTCCAGACCCAGCTGTCTTCCCTCGGTGCGGCCGGCGAGGACTCCATCGGCGGCGCCTTGGTTGTAACCTTCGGTGTAGAACTGGGTttcaaggtggaggagggagtcgaAGGGGTCTTCTGCGGAGTTTATGGTTTGGTGATTTGACGCCATGGTTTTTATGTGTGAGTGGGAGGGTATAGAATTATGGGATAACTGTGTAAGATGCGGTCAAGAATGActgtgagtgagtgagtgagtgagtgagtgagtgagtgagtgagtgaatGAGCGGCTTGATAGACAAGTAACTATGGCGGGGTGAGCCGTGTTCAAAAGAGCCGGCCGGAGCGAGCGAACGAGCGCGGGGCAAATTTTGGCCCCGCAGTGAGACGTTTTGATTGTGTAAGCCGAGCTTCCAGGTTGAGAGCTCATCCTGGACGGTGTCAGCTTCATTTATGTTTTTATGCTTTCTTCCTCCGAACCAGTTTCTCATATTGAAGTAAGAGTTTGGGCTGGAAGCATTTAGCATGAGCCACCTCGTTTTGCTGGGACCTCAGCTCACCATAGACAATAAATTCAGCTCAACTCGATAGCATCCGGCCTTGTCTCTAATGATACCTATATCATCTCTCAAATACACAAACCATCAACTCTATGTATGAGTGTCCCCCTAATGAAGCATAACCATCCCTCCATTAGCACAAACAACCTGTCCCGTAATCCACCCCGCCTCCGTCCCACACAGCATCCCAACCACACCCGCAATCTCGCCcgtcctcgccgccctcgtCCCGTCCGGCAGACTCTCATCCTTcacatccccctcctgcGCCTTCATCAACGGAGTGTGCTTGATCCAACCCTCAATTCCCTCCAGGAAAACCTCTGCATTACTCGCGTACATCGGCCCCTCCACCGGACCAGGGTTCACCGCGTTCACCGTGGCGTTCTGCGCCAACTCCCGCGACCACGTCCGTGTCATTGCTTCCAACGCAGCCTTGGTCCCGCCGTAGACAGACTGGGTGACGAACCCGGTAGAGGAAGAGACGGAAGAGATATTGACTATCCTGCCTGATCTATCCTTGGGGAGGTAAGGCTGGGCGGCTTggacgagaaggagaggacCCAAAACGTTGACGCGGTAAGTGGCTTCGAATTGGGGGATTGTGACGTCGGGAAGGAGGGCGTTTTGGGCTAtgccggcgttgttgatgatgatgtctaTTTGGAAGGTGTTGtctgaagaggagaaagcAGATTTGACATCTTGAACAAGGTTGGCGGGACCTTCCGGGCTGCCAATGTCTGCTTGGATGGGAACGACTTTAATgttgtgggaggaggtgagctgggcggcgaggtcgttggcgatggaggtagaggagggggaggtgtagTTGAGGGCTATGTTGCAGCCTTTGGAGGCGAGGTTTTCGGCTATGGCTGCGCCAATGCCTGGTGATTGTTAGCATAGTGGTGAGAAGGGACGGTTAGGGACACATACCTCGCGATGAGCCGGTTATGATGGCGAGTTTGCCTTCCAGAGGGCGAGACATGTTCCTGGTGATATCAATGCTATACAAATCTAACACAGATGAGAGAGAGCTCTTTGGACGTGGACAgggaagaaaataaaatCAATTTGAGGAGATAGCTTCATATATACATAACAGAGCCGCGTAACCCCCCACGGAATGACAATGCCCTTAATGTATAAGTTAAACATGCCCCGCATCTGGCGATGTCGGTCGAGGTCCATCCGGGGAAGCTCTTTACCCTGGGAAGCTGCCCCGCTATTTGCGCGGCTACAGCGCCCACCCCACATGGCTTTCAGCGGGAAGTCCCACCCATTGGCGGCGTTGAATTCCACCTTGGCCGTCTTTGTCAGAAGAGCCCCACCAAACGGCCGTCCCGTCCAGCGTTCAATTCACGCCGCCCGCATCACGCCGAAGCTTGCCGACTACGAAGCTTTCgattatttagctataccgtaCATACAAGGCCCGAACAAGTTCAGCTCAAGACACAATGgacatccgcctcctccgcccctccgacatccccctcatccagcaCGCCAACCTCGAGAACCTCCCCGAGAACTACTTCCTCAAGTACTACCTCTACCACGCCCTCTCCTGGCCCCAGCTCTCCTTCGTGGCAGTCGACGTCTCCCGCCCCGCAAAGACCCCCTATGACTACCCCAAGATCGTCGGCTATGTCCTCGCCAAAATGGAAGAAGAGCCCACGGACGGCGTCCAGCACGGCcacatcacctccctcagcgTGATGCGCACCCACCGGAGGCTGGGTATCGCGGAAAAACTCATGAGACAGAGCCGTATGTCCCCCCCTTttacccccccacccaaatCACAGTGTATTGATGGGTGAACAGAACAAGCAATGGTGGAAGCCTTCAACGCCCGTTACGTCTCCCTCCACGTCCGCGTCTCCAACCAAGCCGCCATCCACCTCTACCGCAACACGCTCAAGTTCGAGACGGAAAAGACGGAGCCAAAGTACTACGCCGACGGGGAGGACGCGTTCTGCATGAAGCTCGATCTGGACTTTATCAAGCAGCAGAttttggaggcggagaaggccgaggatgagcaagacaagaagaagaacaatGGCTCAGAAGAGAAGACGAAAGAAGACCAGGACGAGGGCGAGCCGGTGGGGGATGTGGGTAGGGATCCGGAACAGGACAAGAAGATTAAGGTcaaggttgggagggggttgggggtgggggagttggtggagagagaCGAGAGTAAACATTAGTTTTGCAGGTGTTTGTGGTGTTTTAAAAAGGAATGTCTAGATATGTGGGTTCTGTTTTGTCCTTGGTTGAGCGTTTAGAAACGTGGGCAAGGGTGGGCGGGAATACAAAAAGTCTACCGGTCAGGTGTGTTTTGATGTGAtatgggtgggtggtgttggcttgTGATTAGGCATGAGTGGAAAAGGGGCTCGAACAGGTAAACATTGTTTGTCGATATCAAGGCTCACACAAAGCAGACGGTATAAACAGGGGGTTATGGAGCTTACTAATGTCTCATTATTTAACGCTACCTACCGCAAATTCTAACACAAAACGGCTGCTAAGATCTGATGAAACCATGTTTTCGTGACTGTCATGAACTCACACAAACCGTCACCTCTCACCTTTCAGCCCTCATAAACAACCCATGTCtactctcttcctccctcgccagctCCCTCGCAAActcctcatccgcctccgtcctcaacctctccatttccaccgccaactcctcaatctccttttCCAGCCCGATCGCCGccttttcgtcctccgccTTAAGGAATCCCGGACCAGAGATCTTTTCTTGAAGGCTCAATAGATCCGAGTACTTGGCGGTGATCTCATCCTCAATCTCATCGGCTCGTTTATATTTTGCTGCTGAGGGCTCTGGCGGTGTGGTGTTGTCACTTTCTTGGGGCCAGGCTCCGGGCGGTAGGGGGCCGGGACGGCCAAGGGGGAATCCAGTGGATGTTGGGGGATTATTGGTGGCGGCATCGAAGGAGAGACCGCGGTAGGAGGGGGGTGCTTCGGATTGGGGGACGAGGGGAAGAGCTGGTACGCCAAAGGGGTGTGTTTGAGGCATTGGGGACATCGGGGGCATCGAGGGCATCGGGGGCATCGGGGGCATCGGGGGCATGTGAGGCGGAAAGCCCTGAGGAAAAAGATGAGACGATCCatggggaggcggagggccAAGCGGTGGTGGACCATGATGGGGAACAGGAAGAGGACCAGATCTATGACCGTGACGGTGAAAGTCCTTCTCTGCCCGGCGCATCTCCTTTTTGGTTTGACGCTTCTCCCGCTTCTCTTGCCTTCGGCGTTGACGCTTCTCCTTGCGGAGCTGGCGGCGCTGACGCTTttgctccttcttcagctGCTTCCATTCTCGCATCAACTCCTTAACCTCACGGCGCAGGGCCTTGCGGTCCTGTGTCATGTTGACTGGCTCGTTGATCTCTGTGGCAGGGGGACGGCGAGCCTCACGGATCTGTTTCTTTGCTTGACGCACTCTTTCCCGTGTGATCTGTTGTTCGGGGTGTTGGAGGGACTCCGAGAGGTACGTCTTCATGACGGGCAGCTGGGTGTCTTTCAGGTCGTCGTAGTCGGGTAGAGAGCCGATGGTGGACTCGGAACTGCTGGACGACCTTGATGATGTGCTCGATACAGAGCTTGACCGGGAGCGACGGCGCTCTTTTGAAGGAGACTGGTGTGTCCTTCCACGGTCTTGGCCCTGAGTAGGTTGGTTGGCCGGTTGAACGTtgccaacaccctcctcgccttcccgTCCGCGTTGTGCTGGCTGTTCTGGTTCTGTCGGACCTTGTCCCCAACGGCTgttccaccatcctcctcgtcctccccgaCCAAAGTAGTGATGTTGTCCACGTTCAGGCCTCTGTCCGCCGCAAGCACCTCTCCCCCCAGGACCACCCCAAGTCCATCGAGGCGGGCATGACATCCCCGGCATGATTGGTGGAGGTTGAAACCCACGGGCATCACCCGGAGGacgacaccaacccccagGTCCTCCTTCACGACCGTGGGACCCCCCTCTGCCACCAAACATATTCCCAGGATTCCACCCATTGATGCTAATCCCATTAGTATCAGCCACTATACCCCCGATCTTGAGATGGCCAGTCCGACCATCTACCACAAAATTATTCCCGATGCTaatcctctccccatcaactTTGATTCCGCCAAAGTTGAACCCATTGCCGTTATTGTTATTGTTACTGTTGCTAggcccagcagcaccactcccaccaccaaaaggaCTAAACCGTCCTATCCACCCCCCTTGCCCCCgcgcctgctgctgtcccTGCCCGGCTGGTGTCTGCCCCTGCCCCGAAGGAGTAtcaaacctctcctcccatgCCCCAggcatcctctcctccctctctccctcgccctcatACCTAacaacaaccctcacccccctcctctcccaaaacCCCTCAttccactccctcaccatcctctccaccctctccctcctcgccccgaccccctccccatcaccatccctATTACCAACCCCCCTTATCCTCTCCAGCAAGAAAACCTCGGCCTGACTCCTAGTATcactctcccccttctcactGCCAGtctcaaccccctccgccctcaGTTTCCTATCCACCACCCGTTCATTCGTCCTATCCGCAAACCCAGGCAGCAGATAATTCAGAAACGTCATCCAGTCCTCCCGCGTGATATCCCCATtctcaccagcaccaccaccgacagtCAACCTGTCGATCCCAGCGATGGCCTCGACATCCGTCAGAGCTGGGTCAGCAGCGAGGGTGATCTCAACTGTTGTCGGGCCACCGACGAAAACACCCGAATGCGGCCGGCTGTCGAAGTATGCCTGCGCCTCTGGGATCCGCCGAGGACGAGAGGTAGCAACCGGCGATGAGGGGGCAGCGACAAGATCAGCAGCAGTGTTGGATTGTGCCGACTGGGGAGTTAGAGGAGGGGTGTAAATAATCTCGCCGTCgtaggtggtggaggtgtcgTCCGAGTTGGATGAGTTCCTTCTCAGGGTTGATGTGGCggtgggtggtgtcgggTTGGTCGGAGATGGGCCAGAGGACGTGTTGGAATAGATGTCTGTTTCTGAgtagggagggggagggatgtcTTCAAGGGGAGCACGCCGGGATGTCATGTTGCTGATGATTGGAAGTTGAGGTAAgatcaacaaaaaaaagacaacaaccTAAGGTAATGGAATCAGAGGTTCAACGTCTAAGAGAGCCCCAAGGTGGGGTGGGCACTGAGATAACTACGGATAGACGCACTGGATTCGGGCAAAGAGAAAAACAGTCAAGGCACAGCAAAAAGGCGGGGCGATTAAGCATTTATTGGTATTCTTGCGGTGAATGGACAGCTCGCCAAAAGGATGATGAGAGTCAGATTCATCAGACCAGCCATCATGGGTTGAGGTAAAGTATGTGTAAGCCAGCTCGCTGAACAAACCTTAAAGTCCCCCCGAGCCTCCGCGCGCTTCGCTACCATTTGCCAGGGGGCCGTTGCCCACAAGGGCACAGCAAGAGGCTTGGCTGACATAGCCCCATAGTTCGGTCCCCTATTCGCTCCCCGCAGTCCTTTGTTCTATGGTCCCACgctcaccacaccaccactcgGCCTCGAAGCTTACGCGGCCCTACCAGGCGTCAACAGTCCACCTAGTCTAGGCCTGTCAAAGCTCCATTGGGTATAATAAAACGACATGTGAATGGCTCGATTAAGAGCCGCAGCCAGAGGCCACGAAGAGCTGTCGCGTTCTCTGCCCTTCTCAAGATCAAGAATGTGACGCACAGCACACAGTTTTCTTTAAACCTCACCGTCGTGGAGAGAATATCCTATATCTTCCACCTTGTAATGGTCGGCCAAAATACTAGCCAAATGATGGCGTGTCTGTGGTCCCCTATTGAAAAGTTAACGAATCGGCCAAATCTCAACCGACCATGCATTACAGCAGGACAACTTACAAGTTGGTAATGTACACTTCCACGAGTGATGGTGGGATGTAATCGGTCACGGTATTTTCGATATCCAGAGCCTCGACCTCGGGACCGTCTGCATAGCTCACAAAGCTGGATGGGTTGCCGAGTTCACTAATAACAGCCTCGTCCGATGGATCCTCAGGGCAGAACTTGTAGATGGCACCAAGAACAATGACAGGCTTCAAAAACTCTCTGGCAGCTTGAGCAGCAATGCAGGCACCGCTGTCTACAAGCAAGCCACCGTTTTGGTAAATCACCTTGGCACCAAAAATGACCTTGTTCACCCTGGGAATATAGGCCATCAACCCATTGCTGGCCAAGTTGATGGTGGTAACTCCGTGCGAGTTGAGCTTCTTCCTCAATGCCGCATAGGGCTTCTCACCACTTCCTGGCTCGATAGGGTTGATACTGGCAATGAAGACAGTAAACCGCCGCCTCGTGGCAGCCTTGATGAGAAACCTCTCAACCGTCTTGGTGGGCTGATAGGCAAGCACATACTCGCCAGGGTGAATCTGGATATCCGCAAAACTCGCAATCTGGTCATCGGCCTGCTGGATCTCGTCCATGATTTCCTCAATCCCATTGATAACCTCGGTTCGCAGGGCATGTACACTGGCAGGCTGGGCCTGAGAAAGTGGTGTTGAAGCTCCAGTCATGGGTGTGTCGGCAGCAGTGGCGGCTGAGAGAATGTTGAACATGGACTTGGACACCTGAAGGCCGCCTGGGGCAGCAGTGTTGGAGCGCATAAGGACTGGGGTCGGGGCAGGTCgttgtggtggagggttgGTAGGGGCAAGGCTCTGGATATCGGATGCCGAATCGCTGCCCAAGTCGTCGGCATTATTTCTGTCCTCGGTTGCCTCGTCGCGGATGAGGCCCAGCACTCGGCGCACAATATTTCCAATTACTGGCTCGTGAGGGGCAGCCCGTGCAAGTCTAGACCCAACACTCTGGACTCTGCCCAAGAGCTGGTCAACATCGTGCCATTTCGATCGCGCAACAACCTGGAGGAGAATGTGGGCTGTCGCAACGGCGCAGTCATCGCCCTTTACCTGGCGGCGCTTGAGGAGACTAACAAGAGAGGAACAAAAGTCAGAAGAGCTCAACACACCGCAGCACAAGGCAGTCACCTACAATATTAAAGCTTCGATTGAAGCCTCATAGGGCTGACTCTTGAGGGACTTGATCAGCTTGTCCAAGCTGGGGGCATAGTTTGCCTGTGATGGTTGCATGgctttgtgtgtgtgtgtgtgtgaataTAGACAATATCAACCGTATAAGCCACTGAGGATCAAGGATATGTTTTGAACAAGATGGGTAACCCCGCGGTTCGTGCTGGGAAATCGCGGAAGCTCGAAAACGGTAGGTATGGTGTTTCTCGTTGTCTGTCTCTTTGCGGTGTAGAATATGGGCTGATCAATTGTCTTGCTGAAGTCTCTTTGTCAAATCACTTGTCTTAACTGACTGGGAATTTGGCTTTTGCTTCCAGAAGAACGGAATGAGTCAATGTGTCACTGCAAGCTTTCAGCCTTGGGGAACAAACCGTGGAAAATTATGGTGGGGTCCTTTCAGTGTCCCGCATTGAAcaccccaccccacccaCCTTTCGCTCAATCCGGCTCACCTTCGGCCCTTTGAGCTCCCCTCAACACCGACCTTTTTCTCATGATGGTCCGAGCGCCTGCACCGCTTGGCATCGGGGCACGGGCCTCGACACTGCCGCTAGCGCCAGAAATTCTTGGAGCTGGCGGAACGGGCATACAATTGGCCTACAAAATTTCTGGCTCACCTTTGCATCTGAAAATCTGCAAGTCTCGGCTCGTCTGGCGCAAAGGTGAAAGCATTATATTTGTTGATTCCCCCTCTTAATCGACTCAATCGCTTGTATTATCCCGATTATTCGGTAATCACAGCTCTTATTTCACCCCGCCCGTCTTCGATTTTCACGCGCCGAGCTCAGAAAGTCGCCAAAATGACCACCAAGGAAGTCGTCGACATTGttgacaagaaggagaagaaggagaaaaagagcAAGGACAAGTctgagaagaaaaaggaaaagcgCTCTGATTCTGCCGGTGTCACTaaggagaagaaagacaagaaaaaggaCAAGGCCAAGCAGGAGAAGCTTG encodes the following:
- the DOT5 gene encoding thioredoxin peroxidase dot5 (EggNog:ENOG503P2T2; BUSCO:EOG0926578E; COG:O); the protein is MPVELRKRKAPPPPPEPPAKRATATKKAAAPKTAAAKVKDAVKETVTKVTEAATFTNGAAAASAEKPAVGDVITLDGFGGEIALQTGDSTTLAALAEKSKKGVVLFTYPKASTPGCTRQACMFRDEYTALATESGFDIYGLSTDSPKANTTFKEKQKLPYELLCDPGATLIGAIGLKKAPKGTTRGVFVVDKAGKVLAAQAGSPEGTVKVVREIVEGLNGEEKGESGEEKKGENGEEEKVVVEGGKKDEERAEEKKEEAAAAVVDEEKEEEVEKKEEDEKKAEEKKE
- a CDS encoding uncharacterized protein (EggNog:ENOG503P30I; COG:C), whose translation is MASKAVAKAAAGTVQKISTKYTVQSTGLWEKLRASLSLDANRSNGVPLNPYNRFPAPGQNDPLKYDDPVTLPAGDLADNPYWKRDARRNYPRLSVVSQAEQVALLTVGSAAAPRVELIGEEGSKALVAAQEQGKQAGLANYIESAGVEAAKRVLEATGGLPPLPSGTTMSNAEGKWDVHKYKLEEEQSYGEDYPCRTFA
- a CDS encoding uncharacterized protein (COG:S; EggNog:ENOG503Q5CS); protein product: MASNHQTINSAEDPFDSLLHLETQFYTEGYNQGAADGVLAGRTEGRQLGLEKGYQKFLEAGRLYGRALIWANRLPNRSSPPPSKSSPASSEPVVPTETETGKKDLPPLPKNPRLEKHITTLYALVETESLSMENTDEAVNDFDDRIKRGQGKAKIIERMVGEKASGGEEAGTASKGVTI
- a CDS encoding uncharacterized protein (COG:Q; EggNog:ENOG503NV63), which produces MSRPLEGKLAIITGSSRGIGAAIAENLASKGCNIALNYTSPSSTSIANDLAAQLTSSHNIKVVPIQADIGSPEGPANLVQDVKSAFSSSDNTFQIDIIINNAGIAQNALLPDVTIPQFEATYRVNVLGPLLLVQAAQPYLPKDRSGRIVNISSVSSSTGFVTQSVYGGTKAALEAMTRTWSRELAQNATVNAVNPGPVEGPMYASNAEVFLEGIEGWIKHTPLMKAQEGDVKDESLPDGTRAARTGEIAGVVGMLCGTEAGWITGQVVCANGGMVMLH
- the ARD1 gene encoding N-terminal acetyltransferase A complex catalytic subunit ard1 (COG:S; EggNog:ENOG503NU74), which encodes MDIRLLRPSDIPLIQHANLENLPENYFLKYYLYHALSWPQLSFVAVDVSRPAKTPYDYPKIVGYVLAKMEEEPTDGVQHGHITSLSVMRTHRRLGIAEKLMRQSQQAMVEAFNARYVSLHVRVSNQAAIHLYRNTLKFETEKTEPKYYADGEDAFCMKLDLDFIKQQILEAEKAEDEQDKKKNNGSEEKTKEDQDEGEPVGDVGRDPEQDKKIKVKVGRGLGVGELVERDESKH
- a CDS encoding uncharacterized protein (COG:S; EggNog:ENOG503P3QR), which gives rise to MTSRRAPLEDIPPPPYSETDIYSNTSSGPSPTNPTPPTATSTLRRNSSNSDDTSTTYDGEIIYTPPLTPQSAQSNTAADLVAAPSSPVATSRPRRIPEAQAYFDSRPHSGVFVGGPTTVEITLAADPALTDVEAIAGIDRLTVGGGAGENGDITREDWMTFLNYLLPGFADRTNERVVDRKLRAEGVETGSEKGESDTRSQAEVFLLERIRGVGNRDGDGEGVGARRERVERMVREWNEGFWERRGVRVVVRYEGEGEREERMPGAWEERFDTPSGQGQTPAGQGQQQARGQGGWIGRFSPFGGGSGAAGPSNSNNNNNGNGFNFGGIKVDGERISIGNNFVVDGRTGHLKIGGIVADTNGISINGWNPGNMFGGRGGSHGREGGPGGWCRPPGDARGFQPPPIMPGMSCPPRWTWGGPGGRGACGGQRPERGQHHYFGRGGRGGWWNSRWGQGPTEPEQPAQRGREGEEGVGNVQPANQPTQGQDRGRTHQSPSKERRRSRSSSVSSTSSRSSSSSESTIGSLPDYDDLKDTQLPVMKTYLSESLQHPEQQITRERVRQAKKQIREARRPPATEINEPVNMTQDRKALRREVKELMREWKQLKKEQKRQRRQLRKEKRQRRRQEKREKRQTKKEMRRAEKDFHRHGHRSGPLPVPHHGPPPLGPPPPHGSSHLFPQGFPPHMPPMPPMPPMSPMPQTHPFGVPALPLVPQSEAPPSYRGLSFDAATNNPPTSTGFPLGRPGPLPPGAWPQESDNTTPPEPSAAKYKRADEIEDEITAKYSDLLSLQEKISGPGFLKAEDEKAAIGLEKEIEELAVEMERLRTEADEEFARELAREEESRHGLFMRAER
- the GCD7 gene encoding GCD complex subunit gcd7 (EggNog:ENOG503NUHV; COG:J) → MQPSQANYAPSLDKLIKSLKSQPYEASIEALIFLLKRRQVKGDDCAVATAHILLQVVARSKWHDVDQLLGRVQSVGSRLARAAPHEPVIGNIVRRVLGLIRDEATEDRNNADDLGSDSASDIQSLAPTNPPPQRPAPTPVLMRSNTAAPGGLQVSKSMFNILSAATAADTPMTGASTPLSQAQPASVHALRTEVINGIEEIMDEIQQADDQIASFADIQIHPGEYVLAYQPTKTVERFLIKAATRRRFTVFIASINPIEPGSGEKPYAALRKKLNSHGVTTINLASNGLMAYIPRVNKVIFGAKVIYQNGGLLVDSGACIAAQAAREFLKPVIVLGAIYKFCPEDPSDEAVISELGNPSSFVSYADGPEVEALDIENTVTDYIPPSLVEVYITNLGPQTRHHLASILADHYKVEDIGYSLHDGEV